A window of Fluoribacter dumoffii NY 23 contains these coding sequences:
- the lvrD gene encoding T4SS-associated protein LvrD, translated as MNTLMKGLMVILMAATISACHHENPLKTQPAKVSVTFLINASANAEKRLHFAIHKDAYGFVYLECMEGKQSPDIECDALYQGMITFAKEGHYSDFETITLADLTDQNLFESLADHYAETAATIWPHFVSGT; from the coding sequence ATGAACACACTCATGAAAGGTCTAATGGTTATTTTAATGGCTGCGACAATTAGCGCATGTCATCACGAAAACCCATTAAAAACACAACCTGCCAAGGTCAGTGTTACGTTCTTGATCAACGCCTCTGCCAATGCTGAAAAGCGATTGCATTTTGCCATTCACAAAGATGCTTACGGCTTTGTCTATCTGGAGTGTATGGAAGGCAAGCAAAGCCCTGACATCGAATGTGATGCACTATACCAAGGCATGATTACCTTTGCTAAGGAAGGTCATTATTCGGACTTCGAAACGATAACGCTGGCTGATTTAACTGACCAAAATCTTTTTGAATCACTGGCTGATCATTATGCCGAAACAGCGGCCACCATTTGGCCTCATTTTGTTTCAGGAACTTAA
- a CDS encoding virB8 family protein produces the protein MSKTNLNDYFKRARSWADDQFGRIEQSRNRYQAAFFSAMGLNVAALMVIGMLAHYQTVVPMLVHHYDNGVTTIEPIENKETPINRTQIESDIARYIQYRESYDVSSYRAQFELVHLLSNSTVAKEYLQEQDAANAASPIHALGNHIKREVRIYSINFLDSVLANEKDLHKDHHALAEVVFSLIDTDKTSGKTISTHYNAMISWRYTNPPDSPETRWKNWDGFEVTRYSRQTRLMEAQA, from the coding sequence ATGAGCAAAACCAATTTGAATGATTACTTTAAACGTGCGCGAAGTTGGGCGGACGATCAGTTTGGTCGAATCGAACAATCACGAAACCGCTACCAAGCCGCATTTTTTTCAGCCATGGGCTTGAATGTAGCGGCTCTTATGGTGATAGGAATGCTCGCGCATTATCAAACTGTAGTACCGATGCTGGTTCATCATTACGACAATGGGGTTACCACCATTGAACCCATAGAGAATAAAGAAACACCGATAAATCGCACACAGATTGAAAGCGATATTGCCCGTTACATTCAATACCGTGAGTCCTATGATGTATCAAGCTATCGCGCTCAATTTGAATTAGTGCACCTACTTTCCAATAGCACGGTTGCCAAGGAATATTTGCAGGAGCAAGATGCTGCAAATGCTGCCTCGCCCATTCATGCCTTGGGGAATCATATCAAGCGAGAAGTTCGCATTTACAGCATTAATTTCCTTGATTCCGTTTTGGCGAATGAAAAAGACCTTCATAAAGATCACCACGCATTGGCAGAAGTGGTATTCAGTCTGATTGATACCGACAAAACCAGTGGAAAAACCATCTCCACGCATTACAACGCCATGATTTCATGGCGATACACCAATCCCCCGGACTCCCCTGAAACCCGTTGGAAAAACTGGGATGGATTTGAAGTCACGCGCTACTCAAGGCAAACCCGTTTAATGGAGGCTCAAGCATGA
- a CDS encoding class I SAM-dependent methyltransferase has product MEFLDFCNAIKESVKNYNKLNGVLKNSLILLAELDKLIESHDLNQPLCMTQATILFEGFYRHLSTGFLKHEFQLIRANRWAHHFGTPTITFLLSFKTQIDQTVKLFVELTEEVEPLEPPWNISKTEGLSIDHDNKIVTNTKSITHVEAPSSRESTGIFTKTHNPFGGFTTTPCDPVSQKFIEHAALSAKQGGKVLEIGAGFGAATLEAIAKGATVFCNDMEPENLAVVRQRYLESTDELTESLTGDSSKLILVPGELPNELIGLPESQFDAILICRVLHFFSGAKIEEALALLSKLLTPNGKIYIVCETPFLKNWQRFIPEFNRRVENNEEWPGEITEPAKYESSGRASSLPKFVHWITKEVLERSLMKAGFSVEHSEYINRKGQFPDDLLLPEYGKESIGAIGMI; this is encoded by the coding sequence ATGGAATTTTTAGATTTTTGCAATGCGATTAAAGAATCTGTTAAAAATTATAACAAACTTAATGGGGTTTTAAAAAATAGCCTAATTTTATTAGCAGAGTTAGATAAGCTCATCGAAAGCCATGATCTTAATCAACCTCTCTGCATGACCCAAGCAACGATTTTATTTGAAGGTTTTTACCGTCATCTGAGCACAGGATTTCTTAAACATGAGTTTCAGCTTATTAGAGCTAATCGGTGGGCACATCACTTTGGCACACCCACAATTACTTTCCTTCTATCATTCAAAACACAGATTGATCAAACAGTAAAACTCTTTGTTGAATTAACCGAAGAAGTAGAGCCTCTTGAGCCCCCATGGAATATTTCCAAAACTGAGGGGCTTAGCATAGATCATGATAATAAAATTGTTACTAATACAAAAAGTATTACTCATGTAGAAGCACCATCATCCAGAGAAAGTACCGGTATATTTACAAAAACACATAATCCTTTCGGTGGGTTTACAACAACGCCCTGTGATCCAGTTTCTCAGAAATTTATTGAACATGCAGCTTTATCAGCTAAGCAAGGAGGTAAGGTACTGGAAATAGGTGCAGGCTTTGGTGCAGCAACATTGGAAGCAATTGCAAAAGGGGCTACTGTATTTTGCAATGATATGGAGCCGGAGAATTTAGCTGTTGTTCGTCAACGCTACTTAGAATCTACAGATGAATTGACTGAATCCTTAACAGGTGATAGCAGCAAACTAATTCTTGTACCCGGCGAACTGCCTAATGAACTCATTGGCCTTCCTGAAAGCCAGTTTGACGCCATTTTGATTTGTCGTGTTTTACATTTTTTCTCAGGTGCAAAAATAGAAGAAGCATTGGCTTTATTATCAAAACTGCTGACTCCAAATGGAAAAATATACATCGTTTGCGAAACACCGTTTTTGAAAAACTGGCAGCGCTTTATTCCTGAATTCAATAGACGAGTCGAGAATAATGAAGAATGGCCTGGTGAAATAACTGAACCAGCCAAGTATGAAAGTAGTGGACGGGCTAGCTCGTTACCTAAGTTTGTGCATTGGATCACAAAGGAAGTATTAGAACGGAGTTTAATGAAAGCTGGTTTTTCAGTAGAACACTCCGAATACATAAATAGAAAGGGACAATTTCCTGATGATTTATTATTGCCAGAATATGGTAAAGAGAGTATTGGTGCAATTGGAATGATTTGA
- the virB9 gene encoding P-type conjugative transfer protein VirB9, whose amino-acid sequence MKKILLSAAVLLLSLGTYAQNNPTSLSTDTRIKKVVYRENDVIPVHGIPFTTTQIQFAKQERVLDIEGGDTTAWMVTYHPQLENMIFVKPTMFDSNTNMTVITNQRAYYFNLTSTKKLEQEPGQKTYALKFEYPQAQAIHTKHTTPNKMVHPKVVNTAYRFSGSPQLVPRHVFDNGKFTYFELSAQGSVPAIFAVDDQSGKESTVNTRREGKYIVVQRLAPQFTLRQGGLTASVFNTPEINRIRANRRPK is encoded by the coding sequence ATGAAAAAAATACTGTTGAGTGCGGCAGTCCTGCTCTTGTCGTTAGGCACCTATGCCCAAAATAACCCAACGTCCTTATCAACAGATACCCGAATCAAAAAGGTGGTTTATCGAGAAAACGATGTGATTCCAGTCCATGGCATTCCCTTTACCACCACGCAAATTCAATTTGCGAAGCAAGAGCGGGTTCTCGATATTGAAGGCGGTGACACCACCGCATGGATGGTGACCTATCACCCGCAACTGGAGAATATGATTTTTGTAAAACCCACGATGTTTGATTCCAATACCAATATGACGGTGATTACCAATCAACGCGCCTATTATTTTAACCTGACCAGTACTAAAAAACTGGAACAGGAGCCAGGCCAAAAAACCTATGCCTTAAAATTTGAATACCCTCAAGCGCAAGCCATTCACACAAAACATACGACTCCAAATAAGATGGTACATCCAAAAGTGGTAAACACGGCTTATCGATTTAGTGGTAGTCCACAGCTTGTTCCTCGTCATGTATTTGATAATGGGAAATTCACCTATTTTGAGTTGAGTGCTCAAGGCAGCGTTCCAGCAATTTTTGCGGTGGATGACCAAAGCGGAAAGGAATCAACCGTTAATACAAGGCGTGAAGGGAAATACATTGTAGTGCAACGTTTAGCCCCGCAATTTACCTTAAGGCAAGGTGGCCTTACGGCTTCGGTCTTTAATACACCAGAAATCAATCGTATCAGAGCAAACAGGAGGCCAAAATGA
- a CDS encoding TrbI/VirB10 family protein, which yields MSIDDKKLEDSLGNRTQVAKNPKHTAIKDKLLLAGVVVICIVIGIGGLLPQRKANTVNEPDEKQSLSMALNQNLELIAALKEKNAKAQSGYKGGDPSHPPFLKAVETHTVSKETLARMNAPSTFFNSGGNEVSSNATGGEVQTRKTLTGRDGNSEFLNQQNDITSVSAKRLPHPAMTVPAGEMIPATLETAINSELAGMVRAITTRDIFALEGSKLLIPKGSTLVGQFNTATTQGQSRLFVVWNRLQMTNGVIVTLNSPGSDPIGRSGQAADYIDRHFFERFGSGALLSVLGAYTATGGVHGQDEYNSMSQYRMNIASSFQQAANQTLQQDMQTRPTLQINQGAAINVFVAHDLDFYRVAGRA from the coding sequence ATGAGCATTGATGATAAAAAGCTGGAGGATTCTTTGGGCAATCGGACTCAGGTTGCTAAAAACCCAAAACACACAGCAATCAAAGACAAGTTGTTGCTCGCAGGCGTCGTGGTGATTTGTATTGTCATCGGTATAGGCGGGTTACTGCCCCAGCGAAAAGCAAATACCGTAAATGAACCCGATGAAAAACAGAGTTTAAGCATGGCCTTAAACCAAAATCTGGAGCTGATCGCAGCCCTTAAAGAGAAGAATGCAAAAGCGCAATCGGGTTATAAAGGTGGCGACCCAAGCCATCCCCCCTTTCTAAAAGCGGTGGAAACCCATACGGTCAGTAAGGAAACTTTAGCTCGAATGAATGCCCCTTCCACTTTTTTTAATTCAGGAGGTAATGAGGTGAGCAGTAATGCAACGGGCGGCGAAGTTCAAACCAGAAAAACCCTCACTGGCCGTGATGGAAATTCTGAATTTTTGAATCAGCAAAATGATATTACGTCGGTTTCTGCAAAACGATTACCGCATCCGGCCATGACCGTACCCGCCGGAGAAATGATTCCAGCAACGCTCGAAACAGCCATTAATTCGGAGTTGGCGGGGATGGTACGGGCAATTACAACACGGGATATCTTTGCCTTGGAAGGCAGTAAATTACTAATCCCCAAAGGCTCTACTTTAGTCGGACAATTTAATACCGCAACCACCCAAGGCCAAAGCCGACTCTTTGTTGTATGGAATCGTCTACAGATGACCAATGGCGTGATTGTGACCTTAAATAGTCCCGGCAGTGATCCAATAGGTCGTTCAGGACAAGCGGCTGATTATATTGATCGTCATTTCTTTGAGCGTTTCGGCAGCGGTGCGCTATTGTCTGTTCTGGGTGCGTATACAGCAACAGGTGGCGTTCATGGTCAGGACGAATACAACTCCATGTCACAATACCGCATGAACATTGCGAGCAGTTTCCAACAGGCAGCAAATCAAACACTTCAGCAGGACATGCAAACACGCCCGACTTTGCAAATCAATCAGGGAGCTGCCATTAACGTCTTTGTAGCCCACGATCTTGATTTCTACCGTGTAGCTGGGAGGGCATAA
- a CDS encoding type IV secretion system protein, whose product MSTLQFDNFIIQLAGEVDKLTNHFVFDGYTALATLLKAPLGAMIVLYIILKGYGIALGVIERPQHELFRLSMRVGLIYMMAMNWDLFSSYMRDLFVSGSESIATRLMQAVHKYPSGGSINQGLQNVLNEILKLGSDLFDAGSLRKLTPYFAGMMVFLSGSITIGLAFIEIVIAKLMLAVTLCTAPLFILFTLFEQTKSFFDRWLGVLAGFAFVLIFVSSVVGLCIHLLHWVTYAFLGNTDELTAAIWVPIFIVACLCVMGITQAVAIGKSIGGSVCTSAGSAMVGGFIGGSLGAWGFSKSSVKKPINTLRQGLGNASRLMEKGKQLGSASHNVFKQLHKNLRRGAS is encoded by the coding sequence ATGAGTACATTACAGTTTGACAATTTCATCATACAGCTTGCAGGTGAAGTGGATAAGCTGACCAATCACTTTGTTTTTGATGGCTACACGGCGCTTGCAACACTCCTTAAAGCCCCATTGGGAGCCATGATTGTTCTTTACATCATTTTGAAAGGCTATGGAATTGCTTTGGGTGTAATCGAGAGACCCCAGCATGAATTGTTTCGATTAAGTATGCGGGTTGGATTGATTTACATGATGGCCATGAACTGGGATCTGTTTTCATCCTACATGCGCGATCTGTTTGTATCGGGTAGTGAATCCATTGCAACCCGATTAATGCAAGCGGTGCACAAATACCCATCAGGCGGTTCAATCAATCAGGGATTACAAAACGTGTTGAATGAAATCCTCAAATTGGGTTCGGATTTATTTGATGCAGGATCGCTTAGAAAACTCACGCCCTATTTTGCAGGCATGATGGTGTTTTTATCTGGAAGCATCACGATAGGTCTGGCTTTTATTGAAATCGTCATCGCCAAGCTGATGTTGGCTGTGACCTTATGCACTGCACCCTTATTCATCCTGTTTACCTTGTTTGAGCAAACAAAATCTTTTTTTGACCGATGGCTTGGCGTGCTCGCGGGATTTGCCTTTGTACTTATTTTTGTGTCCAGCGTGGTTGGACTTTGCATCCACTTATTGCATTGGGTGACCTATGCCTTTCTAGGTAATACGGATGAACTGACTGCAGCCATTTGGGTACCGATTTTTATCGTGGCCTGTCTCTGTGTTATGGGCATCACACAAGCCGTTGCCATTGGCAAAAGCATTGGTGGTTCGGTGTGCACTTCGGCTGGCTCTGCCATGGTTGGAGGCTTTATTGGTGGCAGTTTAGGGGCATGGGGATTTTCGAAGTCCTCCGTTAAAAAACCAATAAATACCCTGCGTCAAGGTTTAGGAAACGCATCGCGTCTGATGGAAAAGGGCAAGCAACTGGGATCAGCCAGTCACAATGTATTTAAGCAACTGCATAAAAACCTGCGAAGAGGAGCATCATGA
- a CDS encoding queuosine precursor transporter, with the protein MRKEVFDALTRKKQYKYPYLLLGLYLTFLLSTVCLASRITQIGSMLEPGGIFVFPLTFSICDIVGEVYGYAYPRLFIWIGVLAEFLFSLVVIIVSHLPAPEFFTQASAYEIVFDPTLRYVGSGLVGLLIGELTNVYLLSKWKIFLKGKFFIMRSLLSTALGQALLTIVVDMLNYFGKLTEHHLGWMMICGYLWKMSCAVLMVFPAWLVVKYLKNVEQVDHYDIHTNFNPFIFGLHEEIPNDYKLNIESVPQ; encoded by the coding sequence TTGAGAAAGGAAGTTTTTGACGCATTAACCCGAAAAAAGCAATATAAATACCCCTATTTATTGTTAGGTCTTTATTTAACTTTTTTGTTATCAACGGTTTGCCTAGCAAGCAGGATAACTCAGATTGGATCGATGCTTGAGCCTGGAGGTATTTTTGTATTTCCTCTTACTTTTAGCATTTGTGATATTGTTGGTGAGGTATATGGATATGCATACCCCAGATTATTTATTTGGATTGGCGTTTTAGCTGAGTTTTTATTTTCTTTAGTTGTAATTATTGTATCTCATTTACCCGCACCAGAGTTTTTCACACAAGCATCAGCATATGAAATTGTTTTTGATCCTACATTAAGGTATGTAGGTTCGGGGCTTGTTGGCCTGCTTATTGGTGAGCTGACTAATGTTTATCTTTTATCAAAGTGGAAGATTTTTTTAAAGGGTAAGTTTTTTATAATGAGAAGCCTACTATCAACAGCATTAGGACAAGCCTTACTCACAATAGTTGTTGATATGCTTAATTATTTTGGCAAGCTAACTGAACATCATCTTGGATGGATGATGATTTGTGGTTATTTATGGAAGATGAGTTGTGCAGTCCTAATGGTTTTTCCTGCTTGGTTAGTCGTGAAATATCTAAAGAATGTGGAGCAAGTAGACCATTACGATATTCATACAAACTTTAATCCATTTATATTTGGATTACATGAAGAAATTCCTAATGACTACAAACTTAATATTGAATCCGTACCTCAATAA
- a CDS encoding conjugal transfer protein TraD has product MTLYKKIITQEQLITRLKNSVASTNLKKRRADTRRKIEFGGLIIKSGIDVYNKSIILGALDYTLRLIEQDASYQNLFEARGDTLFLLKS; this is encoded by the coding sequence ATGACCCTCTATAAAAAAATAATCACACAAGAACAACTTATAACGCGATTAAAAAATTCAGTAGCCTCAACAAATTTAAAGAAACGCCGGGCGGATACTAGACGTAAAATTGAATTTGGAGGATTAATAATTAAATCGGGAATTGATGTCTATAATAAATCCATTATTTTAGGAGCTCTGGATTATACATTGCGGTTAATTGAACAAGACGCTTCATATCAAAACTTATTCGAAGCTCGCGGGGATACTTTGTTTCTTCTTAAATCTTAG
- the virB11 gene encoding P-type DNA transfer ATPase VirB11 produces MESIKACFSPGATGLLSPLQDFLEDEHVSEILINKPHEVFIERNGQLIRFDIPVLTPQYLRRLFLLIANENKQTLSESSPVLSGNLVDGSRVQLVIPPASLYETLSIRKFTLKQVSFEEYKAMDFFSSARGVGIKEYSECLDKSDELLELYDAKNWHEFIRQAILQKKNIIISGGTSSGKTTFLNSCVGQIQLHERLITLEDTYEMDVPHTNIVRLRALKQVGEQTQKVTMQDLVQSTLRLRPDRIIMGEIRGRELFDFVSACSTGHSGALATIHANNPRVAFMRMAQLYKLNQVAGMDEVDIYKVLHEVIDVIVQLQKTNSGRRLAEVYYKHA; encoded by the coding sequence ATGGAATCCATCAAAGCCTGCTTCTCTCCCGGCGCAACAGGGCTGCTCTCTCCCTTGCAGGATTTTTTGGAAGATGAGCACGTCTCTGAAATTTTAATCAATAAGCCCCATGAGGTCTTTATCGAGCGAAACGGCCAATTAATTCGTTTTGATATTCCGGTATTAACGCCACAATACTTGCGCCGTTTATTTTTGCTCATTGCCAATGAAAATAAACAAACTCTTTCGGAGTCTTCGCCCGTGCTTTCTGGAAATCTGGTCGATGGCTCAAGGGTACAACTGGTGATTCCTCCGGCTTCACTTTATGAAACCCTGTCCATCCGAAAATTTACTTTAAAACAGGTCAGCTTCGAAGAGTATAAAGCGATGGATTTTTTTTCATCGGCGCGTGGAGTAGGAATTAAGGAGTATTCGGAGTGCCTTGATAAATCCGATGAGCTGCTTGAACTCTACGATGCGAAAAACTGGCATGAATTTATAAGACAAGCGATTTTACAGAAGAAAAATATCATCATATCGGGTGGAACCTCTTCAGGTAAAACAACTTTTTTAAACAGTTGTGTAGGCCAAATACAGCTTCATGAACGCTTGATTACCCTTGAAGACACTTATGAAATGGATGTCCCACACACCAATATCGTTCGTCTAAGAGCATTAAAACAAGTTGGAGAGCAAACACAAAAAGTCACCATGCAAGATTTGGTTCAATCCACCTTAAGACTGCGTCCAGACCGCATTATCATGGGTGAAATTCGCGGACGAGAACTCTTTGATTTTGTATCAGCCTGCTCCACGGGGCATAGCGGTGCACTTGCAACCATACACGCCAACAACCCAAGAGTTGCCTTCATGCGCATGGCGCAACTCTACAAACTCAATCAGGTTGCAGGCATGGATGAAGTTGATATTTACAAGGTGTTGCATGAAGTCATTGATGTGATAGTTCAGTTGCAAAAAACGAATAGCGGCAGACGTTTGGCGGAGGTGTATTATAAACATGCGTAA
- the traA gene encoding Ti-type conjugative transfer relaxase TraA, with translation MAIAFAHVSIHSRAKGHSALAASSYRAGVKLFDSRIGKTHDYSNRHDVRYSTVLLPEGTSTDFEYREFLWNQAELAEKRRDAQICKDIVLALPKELNLEQQIEITKSFAQLHFVNHGLPADIAIHDHDDGNPHAHILVTTRRLEKNSFSRYKARDLNPTFANKFIVEKDYWGAQWRDFQNQFFIEHQFDLSVDLNHVISERHTGRLRDKPNSYILEENQLIKEARAELVLSNPELFIQKIMRTHSVFTRRDIERLVFKTFEKTNNANDYLNFVAEILEHKNIIKLGVNNRGVDSYTTRDHYIKEGKLLEDVEQLHLRKSHAVHNSLDKLINQYHLNEEQTEAMRFIAHGADISVLIGRPGVGKSYLLKPLKEHYESNNCRVLGASLSGKVAKVLQAETGINSSTIASLIYRLNTEKLTLTKDHVLIIDEAGMIDFSSMAYLLDAVNKASAKIVLVGDPDQLKPIHQGEIFRGIAARTGYIELENITRQRDLEDRKASLALAKGDTDAAIRHYSSKGAIHSLDDSEDATIRLVDEWQKGLNPQSIKEHMMLAFTRATVDTLNGKARDAMQKQGMVQDKEFEYHSKNGIRKLMLAQGERILLRQNDSQLGVRNGDLATITHINSNEFSAMLDSGEQITIPKSYRFIDYGYALTVHKAQGMTVNHASVFIDSPYWDRNLAFVAMTRHREKLNIYTNKHYHPDLESLTRTLSRSVTKDNVIDWPLDFALRAGFDSESLIGKVINYITKSAHTIKDKWNYIVNYEAYLNAQESKTKLAEKQNVRFTAQQVAGLLDEASDLRKQFKGMEKEAALKGLNQSELPQFAELYQRSIERDRHAAQIIQKESLDKVAPSPKVIQAIKTYAERYARYQAIDVIAESSLAKTLPEHIIKQAAKIDLKKDAIHISHLATKHNKCSQGLITQIKQIQQQYKQRTWEKLKETHPLLVQYEQLTQQHAKATGHKNQQLNHSLRTVAVAITGNKALMSSLKQELPKMAQKIQIRAQHQVQEHER, from the coding sequence ATGGCGATTGCTTTTGCTCATGTATCAATTCATAGCCGCGCAAAAGGACATAGTGCCCTTGCTGCCAGTAGTTACCGCGCAGGCGTAAAACTCTTTGATTCCCGCATAGGCAAAACTCATGATTATTCAAATCGCCATGATGTGCGCTATTCAACCGTTCTTTTGCCCGAAGGTACTTCAACTGATTTTGAATATCGCGAATTTTTATGGAATCAAGCAGAGCTTGCTGAAAAAAGGCGAGACGCTCAGATTTGCAAAGACATTGTTTTGGCACTACCTAAAGAATTGAATCTTGAGCAACAAATAGAAATAACTAAAAGTTTTGCGCAACTGCATTTTGTTAATCATGGTTTACCTGCTGATATTGCAATTCATGATCATGATGATGGAAATCCACATGCTCACATTCTTGTTACTACAAGACGATTGGAAAAAAATAGTTTCTCAAGATATAAAGCTCGAGATCTTAATCCAACCTTTGCCAATAAATTTATTGTTGAAAAGGATTATTGGGGCGCACAATGGCGTGATTTTCAGAATCAATTTTTTATAGAACATCAATTTGATCTATCAGTTGATTTAAATCATGTGATTAGTGAGCGGCATACTGGTCGATTACGTGATAAACCGAATAGTTATATTCTTGAAGAAAACCAGTTAATCAAGGAGGCGCGAGCTGAACTTGTGTTGTCTAATCCTGAACTATTTATTCAGAAAATCATGCGAACTCATAGTGTATTCACACGACGAGACATAGAGCGATTAGTATTTAAAACATTTGAGAAAACCAACAATGCAAATGACTATTTAAACTTTGTTGCAGAAATTTTAGAACATAAAAATATCATCAAATTAGGCGTAAATAATCGAGGAGTCGACTCATACACAACACGTGATCATTACATTAAGGAGGGAAAGTTACTGGAAGATGTGGAGCAATTACATCTAAGAAAATCACATGCGGTTCATAATTCTTTGGATAAATTGATTAATCAATATCATTTGAATGAAGAACAAACTGAAGCAATGCGTTTTATTGCCCATGGTGCTGATATTAGCGTATTAATTGGCCGTCCCGGTGTTGGTAAAAGTTATTTGCTAAAACCACTTAAAGAGCATTATGAGTCCAATAATTGTAGGGTATTGGGTGCTTCACTTTCTGGAAAAGTAGCAAAAGTACTGCAAGCAGAAACAGGCATCAATTCATCAACCATTGCATCTTTAATTTATCGTTTAAATACGGAAAAACTTACCCTGACTAAAGATCATGTTTTAATTATTGATGAGGCTGGAATGATCGATTTCTCAAGCATGGCCTATCTATTAGATGCAGTTAATAAAGCGAGCGCCAAAATTGTATTGGTTGGTGATCCTGATCAATTGAAACCTATTCACCAAGGAGAGATTTTTAGAGGCATAGCTGCACGCACAGGTTATATCGAATTAGAAAACATTACAAGACAACGCGATCTTGAAGATCGGAAGGCAAGTCTTGCTCTGGCTAAGGGGGATACTGATGCAGCAATACGACATTATTCATCCAAAGGGGCGATACATAGTTTAGACGATAGTGAAGATGCAACAATTAGATTAGTTGATGAATGGCAAAAAGGTCTTAATCCACAATCCATTAAAGAACATATGATGTTGGCATTTACCCGTGCAACGGTGGACACCTTAAATGGAAAAGCACGGGATGCTATGCAGAAACAAGGAATGGTGCAAGATAAAGAATTTGAATATCACTCGAAAAATGGCATTCGAAAGTTAATGCTTGCCCAAGGAGAGCGGATTTTACTGCGTCAAAACGACAGTCAATTAGGGGTTCGAAATGGAGATCTTGCAACAATTACTCATATCAATTCCAATGAATTTTCCGCTATGCTTGATAGTGGCGAACAAATTACTATCCCAAAATCATACCGATTTATTGACTATGGTTATGCATTGACGGTACATAAAGCTCAGGGTATGACAGTGAATCATGCCAGTGTCTTCATTGATAGCCCCTATTGGGACAGAAACCTGGCCTTTGTGGCAATGACTCGTCATCGAGAAAAGCTAAATATTTATACAAACAAACATTACCATCCTGATTTAGAGTCTTTAACCAGAACTTTGTCTCGCAGTGTCACTAAAGATAACGTGATTGATTGGCCGCTTGATTTTGCATTACGTGCTGGTTTTGATTCAGAAAGTTTGATTGGTAAGGTGATTAACTACATCACTAAATCCGCACATACAATTAAAGACAAATGGAATTACATTGTGAATTACGAAGCGTATCTAAATGCCCAAGAGAGTAAAACCAAATTGGCAGAAAAACAAAATGTACGTTTTACCGCGCAACAAGTTGCAGGTTTACTCGATGAAGCATCCGATTTAAGGAAACAGTTTAAAGGAATGGAAAAAGAAGCTGCTCTTAAAGGATTGAATCAATCAGAATTGCCGCAGTTTGCAGAGCTGTACCAACGAAGCATTGAGCGGGACAGGCATGCAGCACAAATTATACAAAAAGAATCTTTAGATAAAGTGGCTCCGTCTCCTAAAGTGATTCAAGCGATTAAAACTTATGCTGAGCGTTATGCTCGTTATCAGGCTATTGATGTTATAGCAGAATCTTCTTTAGCAAAGACACTTCCAGAGCATATTATAAAGCAGGCAGCAAAAATTGATTTGAAAAAAGATGCTATTCACATTAGCCATTTGGCTACGAAACACAACAAATGTTCACAAGGACTTATAACGCAAATAAAACAAATCCAGCAGCAATACAAACAACGTACTTGGGAAAAACTTAAAGAAACGCATCCTTTATTAGTTCAATATGAACAATTAACTCAACAACATGCGAAAGCTACTGGTCATAAGAACCAGCAGCTTAATCACTCTTTACGTACTGTGGCTGTCGCCATTACAGGCAACAAAGCGTTGATGAGTTCCTTGAAGCAGGAACTTCCAAAGATGGCGCAGAAAATTCAAATTCGTGCTCAGCATCAGGTGCAGGAGCATGAGCGTTAA